In Theileria annulata chromosome 3, complete sequence, *** SEQUENCING IN PROGRESS ***, the sequence TGTTAGATTCCACAAATTAGacactaaaaataaaaaattctcaaattctaattaaattaataataaattggaaattaaattaataaattggaattaaaattggaattaatataaatttggaaattattttattaattggaaATTAATTTGGAATTTACTGTTTCTACTGATTCAATTTGTATTTGGTTCAATTTGGATATTTTGAAGATTCCATtgatattttcatttttttaataaaaatatttcaatttataattttgaaaatatttttattaaatattttttttaatttttataaaatttgtctaattacacatttggaGCAAATGAGTGCTACATGCGTTCttctaaatttaatcaatttattaattcatttgaggaaaattaattaaaatttgttgaaaattaattaaatttggtgaaaaaattgaaatttatatttgaagtttataaatttagaagATTTTATTCAATTGTTATTGTGTAGGTTAGTTTTGTAATTAGAGGCTGAGAACAATACCAGctctaatataataataatatacacGATCATACACTTATCGTgtactaataatactaaagaaaatttgagtaataaaattggtGTTGTAACTAATTTTGGGGTCAGGTACTTTTACCTAGGATAGTGAAGGGGTTAATACTAGGGGAGTTTCTACTGAAGATACTACTAGTCATACTACTGTAACTAAGGAACGCCCTTTTGGAGGTGTTGtagcaagcaccgtaacggaattgaagatgaataaaattgttttaaaagatacaaataatttaattaaaaataaatttaattccTCAGTAACGGTGTCAGgtactaaggatagtactgaagaaaatataaataccAAAGCTACTATAGGtactaatagtaatatGGGAAGGGGAGTTACTGGTACTAAGGAAACCCCTTTTGGGGGTACTGTaggaccaagcaccgtaacggagaaaaaaagaataataaatataatgaataaaaataaattaaaaagattATGTAGAGAATGTATTGGTGATTTTTGGTCTAGAgttgataataatgaaattccaatatctaattatttttcttccgttacggtgtctcccgtaacggtgcttggtcaagcagaTAGTGGTACTGAGGAaaaaaattctaataaaattgctgcacctaaagTAACCACTAATATCCCTcgaaagggagctaattttacaggtatggagtgtactatgggaaagggagctaattctacagctaCGGAGTGTActagggaaagggagctaactacaggtatggagtgtactacttttactaatactaatgatAAGGGTACTAAGGAAACCCCTTTTGGGGGTACTgctggagcaagcaccgtaacgggcACCGTATTggagaataataatataataacaaTGAGTGTATCGGATTATTCATATAAATCAACACCATTTGGTGatgtatattattcacCAAGATTCCAAGATGAAAAGTATATATATCGTTATGTAATCTTAACAAAAGGTGTAAGAAATGAAGCATATCgtttattaaaacaatCGAAATCATATCTACTAACTGAACATCAAATTATACGTGAACTCTGTATCGATCTCTCACCAGGTTGGGAACATTTTATGCTCTTTAAAAATCGTCTAgatgaattaatattaagaCGTAAACTCTAAATCTCATCAATTTCTTTctacattatattttctattatatacactagGGGTATTAGTATGTATTCAAGTACTTGGTTTAGTTAGGTGTAGTTGAGAGTAGTCAGTAGTTAGTCTAGGTATCTTAAGGGGTATTAATAGGTACTAGGGTTAGTATATATCTTAGGATATAGTTATTAGGTATATTAAGTAGTATTAGGCAGTTAAGGTATTCTAAGGGCTATTAAGCCTATTTTAGCTATATAAGGgctattaggtagttaaggcaTTTAAGGCTTATTATAGAGTAGTCAGGtatttaggtagttaagggttatttagGTATATTAAGGAGTATTAGTAAGTATATAAGTGTATTAGATGTATATAGTAGTGGGTATATTAGAgatatatagttattagGTACTCTGTGTATATAAGAGTATACTAAGTATATTACATAGGGTATAATACAGTATTAAGTATACGTATATTGGTATGTGTATACTCGTGATTTAGGCTATTATGTACTATAGTATATTACACAAGGTATTAAGAGTATTAAGGGTACTATAGTACCAGAGGTATCCATATGTATATTAGTATGTGTATACTCGTAGATTAGGGTTTAGTATTAGGTATACAAGGAGTGTATTAGGGTACTAAGGGGTATATTAGATACTCTAGTAGTAATTAGGTACAGTAGTCTAAGGGTATTTAGTGTTGGTTAATATCATAAGGATACTTAGATATACTTAGTTATACTTAGTATATTAGTGTGTATAAGGAGTACTAGCTACTCTAGAGCTACATTAAGGGGTCTATGTATATTTTGGCTTTACAAGTATATTTTAAGTACTATAATACTCTACTACAGTACAATAATAAGTATTACAGTATTCTAATGTGTATTAATGTATTCTAGTCTATTCCACTACATTCTAGTGTGTTCTAGTGATACGTTGGTGttacataatattattgggatattatatataatttaattgtaattttttttaaaatataaatttatttaatgttaataaaaagtgtagaagaattattaaaattaattaataaaaatcatcatactttatttatatttaatttggaatctcttgatatttttaaacaattacgttttgaagaatatatttatagatATATTACTCctaattgtattaatacTGCATTTCTATTACTTAATCATATACATACATCATGTAATCATAAATacactaattttaatttaatttttacttaattttaattaattttacttaattttactaattttactaatttaattaattaattattttattttattttatttattgatttaatttaattttgaaggttcaataatatttggATTATCAGGAAATATAAAAGATATAAaagatataaattattgtagAAAGAATAGAATAGAATTGATAAGACGTTTTACAGGTGGTGGTACAgtattaattgataataatattattacttcAAGTATTATTGCTACACATTCATTTGtaccaaatttaaatcctaataatcttaataattgggcttttaatttctataaatCAACTAATCTTTTCAATCAATATTTCAATATTCTTAACGGTGATTTTACATACAATCCATTGAATCATCATACTAATGGACCGAATAGGATTGGACAAGATACTAATGGATCAGATACTATTGGAGAAGATAGGATTGGTACTGGTActgttggagcaagcaccgtaacggaagacaccgtaatggagaatatatataatttagaatataaaatagGTGGAAATGCACAAgcatataataaaaattcatttgtaTATCATACATCATTTATATGGGAAGTATCACCAAGAATAGAagaaatattatcaatacctaaaaaaataccaaaatatagaaataatagacaacataatgaatttttaaaatctataaaaaatacattaaatattaataataaaaatcttttcatacaattattaatacaatcattatccaaattatatCATATTATACTTATCCATTATTCTAATACCAGTACTAGTAATTCTATTAACTCTTATAACTCCACCAACACCAGTAACTCTAGTGACACCGTTActgataattttaatgaattaaatatgaaagaattggaaataaaatatataaatgatgaaataataaataattgtattaataataaattatttactaattatattaatttttattatatatattagttacGATGCTTGCTCCAGCAGTACCCCCAAAAGGGGCTTTCTAACCCCAAAAGGGGTTCtcttatatatatagtaatatcCTCAGTTATACTtactattagtagtagtacactcTGTAGCTGTAGAATTAACTCCCTTTCCCTATTACACTTCATggctgtagaattagctccctttccctagtacactccataagggtagaattagctccctttccaggagtactagtcaccgtaacggtgcttggtaAAATGGTACTAATAACTGTATAAAAAGAACCCCTTAAAGAACTATATAGAGAAGACCCTTGGAGGGGTAAAGAaccccttacggggtaccgtttgaccaagcaccgttacgggagacaccgtaacggaattACCAAAGTTCTTGaaaaatttgattattaatattaaaattatttaatattaatttaatttcattaccCATTCTTCTActactaaataataaatttattaattaaaaaacataCCCACAAATACATATTATaccattatttaatattaattcttttatttcatttatattctttttaactaattcttgtacatatattttttcctaacacaaattatccaaattatacaaattaacttaaaataaactaattaattaactaattaaccaaaataactaaaaataattaagaaaatagctattttaaaaataaatgtccaaaattgatcgggttaggagaaataaattttcttcactAGATCAATTATTTGCTGCTATTTACTTGTTCTCTTGAGAAAGCATATgaaatatgaaaattattaagatTTT encodes:
- a CDS encoding uncharacterized protein (note;~Tap-24g11.q1c.cand.15 - score = 17.09); the protein is MNKIVLKDTNNLIKNKFNSSVTVSGTKDSTEENINTKATIGTNSNMGRGVTGTKETPFGGTVGPSTVTEKKRIINIMNKNKLKRLCRECIGDFWSRVDNNEIPISNYFSSVTVSPVTVLGQADSGTEEKNSNKIAAPKVTTNIPRKGANFTGMECTMGKGANSTATECTRERELTTGMECTTFTNTNDKGTKETPFGGTAGASTVTGTVLENNNIITMSVSDYSYKSTPFGDVYYSPRFQDEKYIYRYVILTKGVRNEAYRLLKQSKSYLLTEHQIIRELCIDLSPGWEHFMLFKNRLDELILRRKL
- a CDS encoding lipoate protein ligase, putative (note;~Tap-24g11.q1c.cand.16 - score = 10.29), yielding MLIKSVEELLKLINKNHHTLFIFNLESLDIFKQLRFEEYIYRYITPNCINTAFLLLNHIHTSCSIIFGLSGNIKDIKDINYCRKNRIELIRRFTGGGTVLIDNNIITSSIIATHSFVPNLNPNNLNNWAFNFYKSTNLFNQYFNILNGDFTYNPLNHHTNGPNRIGQDTNGSDTIGEDRIGTGTVGASTVTEDTVMENIYNLEYKIGGNAQAYNKNSFVYHTSFIWEVSPRIEEILSIPKKIPKYRNNRQHNEFLKSIKNTLNINNKNLFIQLLIQSLSKLYHIILIHYSNTSTSNSINSYNSTNTSNSSDTVTDNFNELNMKELEIKYINDEIINNCINNKLFTNYINFYYIY